The genomic segment AACAAAAAAAGCCGGACGATTCAGGAATACGCTGGATTTGCCGGACGGACTTCTTCCTTTTCCTTCCAAAATCCATGCGGATAAGATATTTTTGCTGCATAAAGATATTATTCAAAAGGAACTGGCAGAAATTGAACCGAATCTTCTTGATAAGCTGCTCAGAATCCTGACATTAAAAGATACTGAAAGATATTATAAAAATATACATTTCCCAAGTCAGAACAGAATATTTGTTAAAGAAAAAGATGCAATTCATTATGCAGGCCGGGTTTTTGACGAAAAGGAAATGCTTAATCTTGTTGACTCAAGCCTGGATTTCTGGCTGACAGAAGGGCGATATGCAGATTCTTTTACATCCGGTCTTGGAAAATTTTTAAATATTAATTATGTTATGCTTGTTAATTCCGGTTCCTCTGCCAATCTTCTTGCACTCAGTGCATTAACATCTCCCTTGTTAAAAGACCGCCGTATTGTTCCAGGAGATGAGGTTATCACAGTGGCAGCAGGATTTCCCACTACTGTAAATCCCATTATCCAGAATCAGGCAGTGCCTGTATTTATTGATGTAGATTTAGGAACATATGTTCCCGCAACGGAAGCTGTTGCCAAAGCTGTTACTTCCAAAACAAAAGCCGTCATGATTGCCCATACAATGGGAATTCCTTTTGATGCAGCAGAATTGAGAAAGCTTTGTGATGAACATGGACTGTGGCTGATAGAAGATTGCTGTGATGCTTTGGGGAGCAGAATTAACAGTAACTACTTGGGAACTTTTGGAGATTTGGCAACTTTTTCCTTTTATCCTGCACACCAGATAACAATGGGTGAAGGCGGTGCAGTGGTAACAAATGATCAGCAGATTGCCAGGATTGTTATGTCATTCCGTGACTGGGGGCGGGACTGTTATTGCAGCGGCGGAAAGAATAATTCCTGCGGCAGACGTTTTTCCCAGCAGTTCGGAACCCTGCCCTTTGGATATGATCACAAATATGTATATTCCCACATCGGTTATAATCTGAAAGTAACAGATATGCAGGCAGCCATTGGCTGCGCCCAACTGGAAAAACTGGATAAATTTATTTCAGCAAGGCAGAAAAACTGGGCAGTGCTGAGACAAGCCCTA from the Desulfonema limicola genome contains:
- the rfbH gene encoding lipopolysaccharide biosynthesis protein RfbH, producing MMYKYTGRIFKIPFPFTDLSGTKSRPALALCEPDEYGDIEFVFITTKKAGRFRNTLDLPDGLLPFPSKIHADKIFLLHKDIIQKELAEIEPNLLDKLLRILTLKDTERYYKNIHFPSQNRIFVKEKDAIHYAGRVFDEKEMLNLVDSSLDFWLTEGRYADSFTSGLGKFLNINYVMLVNSGSSANLLALSALTSPLLKDRRIVPGDEVITVAAGFPTTVNPIIQNQAVPVFIDVDLGTYVPATEAVAKAVTSKTKAVMIAHTMGIPFDAAELRKLCDEHGLWLIEDCCDALGSRINSNYLGTFGDLATFSFYPAHQITMGEGGAVVTNDQQIARIVMSFRDWGRDCYCSGGKNNSCGRRFSQQFGTLPFGYDHKYVYSHIGYNLKVTDMQAAIGCAQLEKLDKFISARQKNWAVLRQALKPYEDHLILPETPASSDPCYFGFVITVREDAGFTRNELTAFLEKNKIETRNLFCGNLIRHPAYENTKYRVVGDLKNTDIIMNNTFFIGVYPGLKPEQIDYIVEIFDQFFTQK